In a single window of the Zea mays cultivar B73 chromosome 5, Zm-B73-REFERENCE-NAM-5.0, whole genome shotgun sequence genome:
- the LOC103626411 gene encoding putative disease resistance protein RGA3 → MTMGTVVGEMLASAVLKVVMGKLGAVIGPEVNMLWKFKDDLESIRSTLLTLQAVLNDAEKRSSREERVRLWLKRLKFAAYDIHDILEEMESNNDIGYGSFKKLSAHITIAHKMKKMRQRLEKIKEEAKLDIFNFKADCCSLDENVNSRATFSCISEDIVGRSTEKETIVAMLTTYSEEEILTICIYGFGGLGKTTLARLAFNDENVGGVFDYRVWVYVSMKFDLKKIGESILSEIDEGNCGHHGNLQEVTRHLQRVLDGKKFLVVLDDLWEDNWIQLQNLKAMLSCGAKGSKIVVTTRTGKIASLMDHCMPYKMDVLSDDDCWILFKRRAFVPGRDDPRIEVIGRDIVKKCNGVPLSAQALGFMMRFKEGVAAWEAVRDSEIWEIEDQNIMPSLKLSYCLMPCHLKLCFAYCVVFSKGAAIDKDMLIQQWIALGFIQPTSGSLTHVKRGEEYIRELVSMSFLQASMFSSSADNHHMKAARVFQMHDLVYDLARCVANEEFLFMDAKKSGMTSARNDHYRHIVLMNYVEVPMNSKAALCKAKSLHFRDCKRLQISGRSLSLTLSKFLRVLDISGCSMLGLPSQLNQMKQLRYLDASGMQNELKQESFAGLKCLNALNLSAGYFQKLPVQIVNLEKLHYLNLHGCSRLMLIPESICELRDLVHLDLSGCINLRVLPTSFGKLHKLSFLDMSGCLNLVSLPESFCDLRSLENLNLSSFHELRELPLGNHQELLILDMSNCHKIQILPMSFCNLLHLEDLNLSCCYELQELPEDFGKNRGLRILDLSNCHRLQTLPDSFTDLVNIEKLILSDCWELVQLPELLGFLQKIQVLDLSCCSQLFALPESVTKLTNLEHLNLSCCISLEKMPGDYGSLKKLKLLNISYCFKVRIPNGIANMSNLKCLMAVGLDGYSCGNKDDFNIVSSLLCMPRIDLSKKDSPIGDFHGILKHKRLHLFGLGNVQSIDEFENLGLCRHQQLNSLRLSSSYMNGNEVAKFIPDDIVLEKIIPPRTLEHFELLGYHGSEFPEWMLNLTTILPNLVHLKLSGLATCDHLPPLGQLPNLQSLVIECIPNVKAVGEVFAGGSRAFLKLRDLTISGMPNLERWLTTLSTTNEEAHVYVFPNLHHLKVSWCPKLIFEPSLPQCLLLEIDACGEILQGWTASHSQINLRPTRRLSFQFCDLSFSRGDQLHFFSSLSSLKFLTVRSCEGLDTWGESIGTLTSLEVLELSLCDIPMFLGRIASLQSLSIEMCHLPCDFSHYLLQLPFLRQLQIVCCNAKLELPGEITRAILARIPNISIHNVGCVRHIEQENGICQNVSVDKVGCTSSIDVIVVPPRVRADPAASQNPAVVARRMVLKSPRLRIKRPVVVAQLMKGSHRKRPAARKTRTGDKASSSTRQGTPNDSNITGEVDIGDLIDFLREEYGCRGTSTRSYQARQMTVMSGFSCMNLFC, encoded by the exons ATGACCATGGGCACAGTTGTCGGTGAGATGCTTGCATCGGCTGTCCTGAAGGTGGTCATGGGGAAGCTTGGTGCGGTTATTGGGCCTGAGGTCAACATGCTGTGGAAGTTCAAGGATGATCTTGAGTCGATCAGGAGCACTCTGTTGACTCTCCAAGCTGTATTGAATGACGCTGAGAAGCGGTCTTCACGAGAGGAACGTGTGCGCCTCTGGCTCAAGAGGCTTAAGTTTGCTGCTTATGACATTCATGACATTTTAGAGGAAATGGAATCAAATAATGACATTGGCTATGGTTCGTTTAAGAAG CTTAGCGCACACATTACCATTGCTCACAAGATGAAGAAGATGAGGCAGAGGTTGGagaagattaaggaagaagcaaaACTGGATATATTCAATTTTAAGGCTGATTGTTGCTCCTTGGATGAAAATGTTAATAGCAGGGCTACGTTTTCTTGTATCAGTGAAGATATTGTGGGGAGGTCCACGGAGAAAGAAACTATAGTTGCTATGTTGACAACATATAGTGAAGAAGAGATTTTGACCATCTGTATTTATGGTTTTGGTGGCCTTGGTAAGACCACTCTTGCCAGGTTAGCTTTCAATGATGAAAATGTTGGGGGAGTTTTCGATTACCGAGTATGGGTCTACGTATCTATGAAATTTGATCTGAAGAAAATTGGTGAATCTATACTTTCTGAAATTGATGAAGGCAACTGTGGCCACCACGGAAACCTTCAGGAGGTTACTCGTCATCTCCAAAGAGTACTTGATGGCAAGAAATTCTTGGTTGTTCTTGATGACTTATGGGAAGACAATTGGATCCAATTGCAAAATCTGAAGGCAATGCTCAGCTGTGGTGCAAAAGGAAGTAAGATCGTTGTGACTACACGCACTGGGAAGATTGCTTCCCTGATGGATCATTGCATGCCTTACAAGATGGATGTCCTATCTGATGATGATTGTTGGATTTTGTTTAAGAGAAGAGCCTTTGTTCCTGGAAGGGATGATCCTAGGATAGAAGTGATTGGAAGGGATATAGTGAAGAAATGCAATGGTGTGCCTTTGTCTGCACAAGCTTTGGGTTTCATGATGCGGTTCAAGGAAGGGGTGGCTGCATGGGAAGCAGTGAGGGACAGTGAAATATGGGAGATAGAAGATCAGAATATTATGCCATCTTTGAAGCTTAGTTATTGTCTCATGCCTTGTCACCTGAAGTTGTGCTTTGCATACTGTGTAGTTTTCTCCAAAGGAGCTGCCATAGACAAGGACATGCTGATACAGCAGTGGATTGCACTTGGATTCATTCAACCCACTAGTGGAAGCTTGACACATGTAAAGCGCGGTGAGGAGTACATCCGTGAACTAGTGAGCATGTCTTTCCTTCAGGCTTCGATGTTCTCATCCTCA GCGGATAACCATCACATGAAAGCTGCAAGGGTATTCCAGATGCATGATTTGGTGTATGACCTTGCAAGATGTGTTGCTAATGAAGAATTCCTATTCATGGATGCCAAAAAGAGTGGCATGACTAGCGCTAGAAATGATCATTATCGACATATTGTGCTGATGAATTATGTTGAGGTACCAATGAACAGCAAGGCTGCACTTTGTAAGGCAAAATCACTTCATTTTAGAGATTGCAAAAGGCTGCAGATTTCTGGGAGATCACTCTCCCTGACCCTGAGTAAATTCTTGCGAGTCTTGGACATAAGTGGCTGTTCTATGTTAGGGTTACCAAGTCAACTTAACCAGATGAAGCAGTTACGTTATCTTGATGCATCGGGAATGCAGAATGAATTGAAACAGGAGTCTTTCGCTGGTTTAAAATGCCTAAATGCACTAAACCTTTCGGCAGGTTATTTTCAGAAACTGCCAGTTCAAATAGTTAACCTTGAGAAATTGCATTACTTAAACCTTCATGGTTGTTCTCGTCTCATGTTAATTCCTGAGTCCATTTGTGAACTAAGGGATCTGGTGCATCTAGACCTATCAGGATGCATTAACCTACGAGTTCTGCCCACATCTTTCGGCAAACTCCATAAATTATCATTCTTGGACATGTCTGGTTGTCTCAACCTAGTTAGCTTGCCAGAATCATTTTGTGACCTCCGTTCCTTGGAAAACCTTAACTTGTCATCCTTCCATGAACTTAGAGAGTTGCCGTTAGGCAATCATCAAGAACTCCTCATACTGGACATGTCCAATTGTCATAAAATCCAAATTTTACCCATGTCATTTTGCAATCTCCTACATTTAGAGGATCTCAATTTGTCATGCTGTTATGAACTTCAAGAACTGCCAGAAGATTTTGGAAAAAATCGTGGGCTTCGTATTCTGGATCTAAGTAACTGCCACAGACTTCAGACATTGCCTGATTCCTTTACTGACCTTGTAAACATAGAGAAACTGATCTTATCCGATTGCTGGGAGCTAGTACAGCTTCCAGAACTGCTTGGGTTCCTACAGAAAATTCAGGTTTTGGACCTATCATGTTGTTCACAGCTTTTTGCATTGCCTGAGAGTGTTACTAAGCTCACAAATTTAGAGCACCTAAATCTGTCATGCTGCATTAGCCTTGAAAAGATGCCTGGAGACTACGGCAGCTTAAAGAAACTTAAGCTTCTGAACATATCATATTGTTTTAAGGTCCGTATCCCTAATGGCATAGCCAATATGTCTAACCTGAAATGTTTGATGGCGGTTGGGTTGGACGGTTACTCTTGTGGGAATAAGGATGATTTCAATATTGTAAGTAGCTTACTGTGTATGCCTAGGATAGATTTGAGTAAAAAGGACAGCCCCATTGGTGACTTCCATGGGATCTTGAAGCACAAAAGACTACATCTTTTTGGTCTCGGCAACGTGCAAAGCATTGATGAGTTTGAGAACTTGGGATTATGCAGGCATCAGCAGCTCAACTCACTAAGACTTAGTAGCTCCTACATGAATGGTAATGAAGTGGCTAAATTTATCCCAGATGACATTGTACTTGAAAAGATCATACCTCCAAGGACCCTGGAACACTTTGAACTTTTGGGCTATCATGGTTCAGAATTTCCTGAGTGGATGCTGAATCTGACAACCATTTTGCCAAACCTTGTACACCTTAAGCTTTCTGGCCTTGCTACATGTGACCATCTGCCGCCTCTTGGCCAGCTACCAAATTTGCAGTCCCTGGTCATAGAATGTATACCAAATGTCAAGGCTGTTGGAGAAGTTTTTGCTGGTGGCAGCAGAGCGTTTCTGAAATTAAGGGACCTCACTATCAGTGGTATGCCAAACCTAGAAAGGTGGCTGACAACTCTATCAACTACCAATGAAGAGGCCCATGTGTATGTGTTCCCTAACCTTCACCATCTGAAGGTGTCATGGTGCCCAAAGTTGATATTTGAACCATCTCTTCCACAGTGCCTTTTATTGGAAATTGATGCATGTGGTGAGATCTTGCAAGGATGGACAGCCTCACATTCACAAATAAACCTTAGGCCAACAAGAAGGTTAAGCTTCCAGTTCTGTGACTTATCATTTTCAAGGGGGGACCAACTTCATTTTTTTAGCTCCTTAAGTTCACTTAAGTTCCTGACAGTAAGGTCATGCGAAGGTCTGGACACTTGGGGAGAAAGTATAGGAACATTAACCAGCCTTGAGGTGTTGGAGCTTTCACTCTGTGATATACCAATGTTTTTGGGAAGAATCGCTTCGTTGCAGAGTCTGAGTATTGAAATGTGCCATCTACCTTGTGATTTTTCTCATTACTTGCTACAGCTTCCATTCTTGCGGCAGCTACAAATTGTTTGTTGCAACGCTAAGTTAGAGTTACCTGGTGAAATAACCAGAGCCATCTTGGCTCGTATTCCAAATATCAGCATACACAAT GTCGGATGTGTCAGGCATATAGAACAGGAGAATGGTATATGCCAAAATGTTTCAGTTGACAAG GTCGGATGTACGAGCTCTATCGACGTTATAGTTGTGCCTCCGCGAGTCCGAGCTGACCCAGCAGCGAGTCAG AATCCAGCAGTTGTTGCCAGGAGGATGGTTCTGAAGTCACCACGCCTAAGGATCAAAAGGCCTGTCGTAGTGGCACAGCTGATGAAGGGCAGCCACCGCAAGCGGCCCGCAGCCAGGAAAACAAGAACTGGGGACAAGGCTTCGAGTAGCACCCGCCAGGGAACGCCGAATGACAGCAATATCACGGGTGAGGTAGATATTGGAGATCTTATCGACTTCCTTCGGGAGGAGTACGGATGTCGAGGAACGTCGACAAGGAGCTATCAGGCGCGGCAAATGACGGTGATGAGCGGATTCTCATGTATGAACTTATTCTGCTAG